The stretch of DNA atcggccttcggactgaagggtcccgggtttgattccggtcaggggcatgtaccttggttgcgggcacatccccagtgggaggtgtgcaggaggcagctgatcgctgtttctctcccatagatgtttctaactctctatccctctcccttcctctctgtaaaaaaatcaataaaatatgtattttttttaaaaaaaagaataatcatgTAATTTGGCTAATTTGGCTCCGGGTGTCCTTAACACTGTGCAGGGACACGTGGCAGGTCCTCGGGGAACTTGGCTGTTCTTGCCAGGATCCTCCAGACACTGACCTGCTCCCGGGCACATGTCAGGACTGTGTGAGGTCAGATCCACGCTTCTGGGACCGCCTTGGACAAGGGCtttttgagaattttggcatTCAACACCTGCTCAACTCCAGACTTCACGTCTGTCTGAGACTGGGACTGGTGTCACCTGTTCCCAGTCATGTCCTAACAGCACGGTCAGAACATGTGCGTGTTGCCTGTGAGCTGCACTGAGCGCGGCAGCCTCTGCACATGCCACAGTGGCCACGTGACCCCCGTGCAGCTTGGTGCCCTTGGAAGGCTTTGGACCCAGAAATGGACAAAGAGCGCCGTCTACACTGAAATGGGATGGCGAGTCCTTGAGTCCCAGCCTGACGAGACAGCCTCACCCAGCAGGCTGTTGGCAAAACAGATTTCCCGAGTCTCAATCTGGTAAAGCCCTGGCGAGGCTGCTATAAataagtggttgagcgtcaacctatgacccaggagacCATggtccatccccggtcagggcacatgcctgggttgcaggctcgatccccagtgggggttgtgcgggaggaagctgatcaatgactctctctcatcattggtgcttctgtctccctccctcccccttcctctctgaaatcaatacaaacatatttaaaatcaataagcagGTGCCGCAGGGCTGGGTGCTGCTCCTCCCGTGGAGACGCGAGGACCTGCTCCCCGAGCCCCGCTCTCACTTGCAGAGGAGCCCATTCTGCAGGGTTTTGTTTCTGTCGGTGATGCAGGGTGAGGGGGCCGTTTGGGTGATGTCTTCCTTGCTCTTCGGGGAGGGGCTGCTGTTGCTGCCACTGGACTTGCTCTTGCTCGGGTCGAGAGTGAGCTGGATGGGCAGGGAGCGGGTGCCCGGGGCCCTGACCAGGCAGTTGCAGACCAGCCGGAAAAAGGCCCGCCGCATCTCCTTGCTGGCCAGCGTGTAGATGACGGGGTTCATGGCGGAGTTGAGCACTGCCAGCACAATGAACCACTTGTCCTTGAACAGGACGGCGCACTCCTTCACTTTGCAGGCCACGTCGGCGAGGAAGAGGATGAAGAGTGGGGACCAACAGGCGATGAACACACTCACCACGATCACCACGGTGCGGAGCAGGGCCATGGACCGCTCCGAGTGCTGGGGGCTGGCCACCCTGCGGCTGCTGGACTTCACCAGGCAGTAGATGCGCGCGTACAGGATCACGATGGCCACCAGGATGGCGGTGAAGATGCTGATGCAGAAGGCGATGTACTTCTTGGAGTAGaggggcaggatggtggagcagtcgGGGAGGTTTTGCAGGCAGTTCCAGCCCAGGATGGGCAGGGCTCCCAGCGAGAAGGCGATGAGCCAGCACATGCCGATGAGGAGGAAGACCCGGTGCTTCTTGTTGGCATTGTACGGCCTCATTTTGATCATGGTCAGGTGCCGCTCGATGGCGATGGCCAGTAAGCTGCAGGTGGATGCCCCGAGGGCCACGAACATGCTGCCTTCTCGCAGGAACCAGACCGTGGGAGACAGGCTCAGCGTCCTCTTGCCTGACATCAGGATGTTGACCTTGTAGGCGATGCCAGCCAGCAGGTCGCAGAGAGCCAGGTTGCTGATGAAAAAGTACATGCGGTTGTGAAGCTTCTTGTTTTTCCAGATGGCAATCAGAACCATCAGGTTCTCCAGGACGATGAAGCTGCAGATGACCAAGAACAGCACGGTGGTGAGGGCGCTGCCCTCGGGGGCGTCCGTCAGCCGGCCGGCCAGCTTGCCCACGTAGCTGTAATGTTCGTACAGAGTCCCATTTCCGGGGGAGGGCCTGGGCGGCGGTGTGAGGACCCTGGACATCACTTGGAATTTACAGACCGTCAGCTCCAGATCCACCAGAGGGCGCCTCAGGAACGTCCATTTCTAGCAAAGACCAGCTCCGGCTTCCGTAGTGATCCTGGCCAGACCCCTGCTGGGGTGTTGGGAATGGGCTCCTGCAAACAGAAAAAGGGGGGACCCAGTGTAAGGGTGGCAGCAAAGCTGGAGAAAGGCACCAAAAATGCTAACGCACTTGGACGGCTGGGCCTAGGGGCTCAGAGAGGGCCTCTCAAGGCAGGCCGAGTTCCCGGGGACGGAGGAGGGCTGGGAGCGCTGGTGTCTGGCTGCCAGGAGGGGAGTTCAGTGGGAAGGCCTGGTCATTCACAGACCCAGAGAGAACTTCCCTCTGGAAATGCCATCGGCTAACCCTCACCTACGCACGGGAGCTGGCAGCCCATCCTTCTCAGCAGGAGAAACCGAGGAGCATCTGAGGCCGGAAAAATAGGATGGACTAGGGAAGGTGCCCACCTGGTTTCTGAGAGCTCTCTGGTGAGTCTCAGAGTGACATCACAGGACACACCCACACTGCCCCGACAGAGGGCCCAGGACAGAAGCCAGATCCTGATGGCCCTTAGGTCTGCAGGGCCCAGAGCCCTGACCTCAGACCACGCTGCCCCTAAGGAAGGACAGCGTGAGAACTCGAAGCTGCTTCGCTGGTGCACAGCTGAGcgtggagctgggagggaggaacACACGCCTGTACAAGTGGAGTCGACTTCCACTGAGcttaaagggagaaagagaaagcaaggcCAAGCATGCGGACTTGGAGTTTGGCTTAAAATTCAAAGGCCTGAATAGCAGCATAACTACCtaccccccctgctcccccccccccccgctcccccccaccaAACTAAATCAAATCAGTGCACGTGAGCCGAAAGGCACAACCAACTTGGGAGACTAGTGAGACAGTGAAGGTGCTGAGCCCACgagccaggccctgggtggcCCTGGATTTTAATGCCTCCCCTCCTTGACCTGGAcactccccaccctgcctgcgGCCTCCTGGGCTGTCCAGGGGGACCCAGCTACCAAGGAAGAAAGGGCTTTCAGTGGACTCACTGACTTTACCTTTAAGTTATTTGAATACATAAATGCGTAGCTAAGATCAAATGGCATTCATCTACAACAGCCCACCGTGTGTATCGGTGAagctttttgtactttttaacatttaattcaCAAGCTTAGATATGGGTTGAGGGCAAATGGACACCCTCCAATGACCTGGGGCTCTGCACTTCGGGGTGTGATGGGCTCTGAAGGCCTCCCCTACCCACTGAGCTCATTGCAGGCCCAGACAGGCCTCAGCGCCTGGAAGGACGCAGGGATCAGCATGGGCAGCTGCTGTGCAGGGGGAAGCAGAGGagaccccagccagggccccctgCCCACGGGACCCTCCAGGTAACTGCTTTCCTGCCCTCAGGTGCTGGTCCAGGGGCCTGCAAATAC from Eptesicus fuscus isolate TK198812 chromosome 15, DD_ASM_mEF_20220401, whole genome shotgun sequence encodes:
- the S1PR3 gene encoding sphingosine 1-phosphate receptor 3, which encodes MSRVLTPPPRPSPGNGTLYEHYSYVGKLAGRLTDAPEGSALTTVLFLVICSFIVLENLMVLIAIWKNKKLHNRMYFFISNLALCDLLAGIAYKVNILMSGKRTLSLSPTVWFLREGSMFVALGASTCSLLAIAIERHLTMIKMRPYNANKKHRVFLLIGMCWLIAFSLGALPILGWNCLQNLPDCSTILPLYSKKYIAFCISIFTAILVAIVILYARIYCLVKSSSRRVASPQHSERSMALLRTVVIVVSVFIACWSPLFILFLADVACKVKECAVLFKDKWFIVLAVLNSAMNPVIYTLASKEMRRAFFRLVCNCLVRAPGTRSLPIQLTLDPSKSKSSGSNSSPSPKSKEDITQTAPSPCITDRNKTLQNGLLCK